One window of Saprospiraceae bacterium genomic DNA carries:
- a CDS encoding asparaginase produces the protein MDPKTDFIQIFVTGGTFDKEYNFVNGQLFFKDTHLPEMMERGRCTLDIDIKTLMMVDSLEMTEEDRQIIIHNCKKSISNHILITHGTDTMSLTAKVLAEASLQGKTIVITGAMIPYAFGNSSDGFFNLGSALAFVQTLNPGVYIVMNGRFFPWDQVKKNTGTGFFEATY, from the coding sequence ATGGACCCAAAAACTGATTTCATTCAAATATTTGTTACTGGTGGAACCTTTGACAAAGAATACAACTTTGTAAATGGCCAGCTCTTTTTTAAAGACACCCACCTGCCCGAAATGATGGAACGGGGCCGTTGTACCCTTGACATCGACATTAAAACGTTGATGATGGTGGATAGTCTGGAAATGACTGAAGAAGACCGTCAAATAATCATTCACAATTGCAAAAAATCGATTTCAAATCACATATTAATTACTCACGGTACGGATACCATGAGTTTAACGGCTAAAGTCCTGGCAGAAGCATCACTTCAAGGGAAAACGATCGTAATAACCGGCGCCATGATTCCATATGCTTTTGGAAATTCATCAGATGGTTTTTTTAACCTGGGGTCCGCACTTGCTTTTGTCCAGACTCTCAATCCGGGTGTTTACATTGTAATGAATGGACGTTTCTTTCCATGGGATCAGGTTAAAAAGAATACAGGAACCGGTTTTTTTGAAGCAACTTATTAA
- a CDS encoding ABC transporter ATP-binding protein: protein MKAFLQLMSLLRDYKYRVLAHFFFYILATLFTVLSIPAIIPLFEMLFQKQMPSFQDPGQVQSISDFIGLIKYRFGVWINQYDPNMRLMIICGGLAAIFFLKNFFRYLAIHTMAPVRVGVSAKLRQNLFNKFMSLPLSYFSEERKGDLISRMTTDVQEIEFSILSTLETLVKDPLLILGSMAIMIYTSPALTLFVFMLMLFTSLVIGGISRTLRKQSNTAQHLMGDLISVQEESLGGLRVIKSFGAENYVIGRFNSILDAYRNMVTRIYRRRDLSSPLSEFLGITVVCCLLWYGAKLVFANEMSGSVFLAFLYAFFNVIEPSKALSNAYFNIQKGMAAADRINQVLNAEDQIRDNPNALSKNLFKHELRFENVSFRYTNQNAYALRNINLVIPKGSTLAIVGSSGSGKTTLVDLIGRFYDVTEGKITIDGVDIRDIRLTDLRSLMGMVNQDPILFNDTIKNNILFGKDQQSESAIWESLSAAHAEQFVSEQAEQLEYTIGDRGMKLSGGQRQRLTIARALIRNPQILILDEATSALDTASEKIIQEAMTEILEGRTAVIIAHRLSTIQRADKIIVLKEGQILEEGNHESLLKKGGEYSSFVSLQSFQ, encoded by the coding sequence GTGAAAGCATTTTTACAATTGATGAGTCTGCTCCGGGACTATAAATACCGAGTACTGGCTCATTTCTTTTTTTATATCCTGGCTACACTTTTTACAGTATTGAGCATTCCTGCGATCATTCCCTTGTTTGAAATGCTCTTCCAAAAACAGATGCCAAGTTTTCAGGATCCTGGTCAGGTACAAAGTATCAGTGATTTTATAGGATTAATTAAATATCGATTTGGCGTTTGGATCAATCAATACGATCCGAATATGCGATTGATGATTATTTGTGGAGGTTTGGCTGCTATTTTTTTTCTAAAGAATTTTTTTAGATACCTGGCAATTCATACCATGGCCCCAGTCCGGGTAGGTGTATCCGCAAAACTTCGCCAAAATTTATTCAATAAATTTATGAGTTTGCCTCTATCCTATTTTTCTGAAGAACGGAAAGGCGATTTAATTTCAAGAATGACTACGGATGTGCAGGAAATAGAATTCAGCATCTTATCTACCCTTGAAACACTTGTAAAAGATCCATTATTGATATTAGGCAGTATGGCCATTATGATTTACACCAGTCCTGCATTGACTTTATTTGTGTTCATGTTGATGTTGTTTACCTCACTTGTCATAGGGGGTATCTCCAGAACATTGAGGAAACAATCAAATACTGCACAGCATTTAATGGGCGATTTAATTTCTGTACAGGAAGAAAGTCTTGGAGGATTGCGCGTGATAAAATCTTTTGGTGCAGAAAATTATGTAATCGGACGATTTAATTCAATCCTGGATGCATACCGAAACATGGTAACCCGAATTTATCGTAGACGGGATTTATCATCGCCTTTGTCTGAGTTTTTAGGAATCACAGTGGTTTGCTGTTTGTTATGGTATGGAGCCAAATTGGTTTTTGCAAATGAAATGTCCGGCTCTGTATTTTTAGCATTCCTGTATGCATTTTTTAATGTAATCGAACCTTCTAAAGCATTATCAAATGCTTACTTTAATATTCAAAAAGGAATGGCTGCCGCAGATCGCATCAATCAGGTATTAAATGCAGAAGACCAAATAAGAGACAATCCCAATGCATTATCAAAGAATCTATTTAAACACGAGCTTCGTTTTGAAAATGTCAGTTTTAGATATACGAATCAAAATGCTTATGCTTTAAGAAATATTAATCTGGTGATTCCAAAAGGAAGTACTTTGGCCATTGTTGGTTCATCCGGTTCAGGGAAAACGACTTTGGTGGATTTGATCGGACGTTTTTATGATGTTACTGAAGGAAAAATCACCATCGATGGTGTTGATATTCGTGACATTCGATTAACGGATTTAAGAAGTTTAATGGGAATGGTTAACCAGGATCCAATTCTATTTAATGATACTATAAAAAACAATATCTTATTTGGAAAGGACCAACAATCTGAATCCGCTATTTGGGAAAGTTTGAGCGCAGCGCATGCAGAGCAATTTGTATCCGAACAAGCTGAACAGCTGGAATATACCATTGGAGACCGTGGAATGAAACTTAGTGGCGGACAACGCCAACGATTAACCATAGCGAGAGCTTTAATCAGAAATCCACAAATTCTGATTTTAGATGAAGCTACGTCTGCTTTGGACACTGCCTCAGAAAAAATTATACAGGAGGCCATGACAGAAATCCTTGAAGGGCGTACCGCAGTGATTATAGCGCACCGCTTATCTACCATTCAACGAGCTGATAAGATTATCGTTTTGAAGGAAGGACAAATTCTGGAGGAAGGCAATCATGAATCTCTATTAAAAAAGGGAGGTGAATACAGCAGCTTTGTATCTTTACAATCATTTCAATAA
- the accC gene encoding acetyl-CoA carboxylase biotin carboxylase subunit — MFNKILIANRGEIALRIIRTAREMGIKTVAIYSTADRESLHVRFADEAVCIGPPASSQSYLNIPKIMAAVEITNADAVHPGYGFLAENAEFAEICHQYGIKFIGPTPDQIRKMGDKITAKDTMIKAGVPVVPGSDGLLQDIAQGKRIASDIGYPVILKATAGGGGRGMRIVWKEDEFESMWNIARQEAKAAFSNDGIYVEKFIEEPRHIEFQVVGDQHGRVVHLSERDCSIQRRHQKLVEESPSPFMTSELRELMGEAAIKAGKSIDYEGVGTVEFLVDKYRNFYFMEMNTRIQVEHPVTEEVIDHDLIKEQIKVAAGIPITGKNYFPAMHALEVRINAEDPYMDFRPNPGKITSLHTAKGHGVRVDTHVYAGYTVPSYYDSLIAKLICKAQTREECITKMERALDEFILEGIKTTIPFHQQLMKNPDFRAGNFHTGFLNNFKLEPQK; from the coding sequence ATGTTTAATAAAATATTAATCGCAAATCGCGGTGAAATCGCGCTACGTATCATTCGAACGGCCCGTGAAATGGGTATAAAAACGGTTGCAATTTATTCAACCGCAGATCGCGAAAGTCTGCATGTCCGTTTTGCTGATGAAGCTGTTTGTATCGGTCCGCCAGCTTCTTCCCAATCATATCTCAACATACCAAAAATTATGGCCGCGGTTGAGATCACCAATGCCGATGCGGTTCACCCTGGTTATGGTTTTTTAGCCGAAAATGCAGAGTTCGCTGAAATTTGTCATCAATACGGAATCAAATTTATCGGCCCCACACCCGATCAAATTCGCAAAATGGGTGATAAGATCACCGCAAAAGATACCATGATCAAAGCCGGAGTTCCTGTTGTTCCAGGTTCAGACGGTTTATTACAAGATATAGCCCAGGGCAAACGCATCGCTTCTGACATTGGTTATCCGGTTATTCTGAAAGCAACCGCCGGAGGTGGAGGACGTGGCATGCGCATCGTTTGGAAAGAAGATGAATTTGAATCCATGTGGAATATTGCCCGACAAGAGGCAAAAGCCGCATTTTCTAATGATGGGATTTATGTTGAAAAATTTATTGAAGAACCCCGACACATAGAATTTCAGGTTGTTGGCGATCAACACGGTCGTGTGGTACATCTTTCAGAGCGGGATTGTTCAATACAGCGCCGTCACCAAAAATTAGTGGAGGAAAGTCCATCGCCTTTTATGACTTCCGAACTTCGGGAGCTCATGGGGGAAGCAGCCATTAAAGCAGGTAAATCAATAGATTACGAAGGGGTTGGAACCGTTGAATTTCTGGTGGACAAATACCGAAATTTCTATTTCATGGAAATGAATACCCGGATTCAAGTGGAGCATCCGGTTACAGAAGAAGTGATTGATCACGATCTGATTAAAGAACAAATTAAGGTTGCTGCCGGCATCCCGATTACTGGTAAAAACTACTTTCCAGCCATGCATGCCCTGGAAGTGCGGATCAATGCTGAAGATCCCTATATGGATTTCAGACCCAACCCAGGCAAAATAACCTCATTGCATACGGCTAAAGGACATGGTGTCCGGGTAGATACGCATGTGTATGCTGGTTATACGGTACCCTCATATTATGACTCGCTGATCGCTAAATTAATTTGTAAAGCTCAAACCCGCGAGGAATGCATTACAAAAATGGAACGGGCTTTAGACGAGTTTATTCTGGAAGGAATTAAAACCACCATCCCATTTCACCAGCAGCTTATGAAAAATCCTGATTTTAGAGCAGGGAATTTTCATACCGGCTTCTTAAATAATTTTAAACTGGAACCCCAGAAATAA
- the accB gene encoding acetyl-CoA carboxylase biotin carboxyl carrier protein encodes MNFKEIQELIRLVSKSDLSVFKMKEGDFELTIKTGKEVKTNPSISVPYIPAAPAIPASLPVSRSVLTAEETSASKAASEEEANSNKKLLEIKSPMVGTFYRASGPDKPQFVKVGDPVEVGSTVCIIEAMKLFNEIESEVKGKIVKVLVEDASPVEYDQVLFLVEP; translated from the coding sequence ATGAACTTTAAAGAAATACAGGAACTTATACGTCTGGTCAGCAAATCTGATCTTTCTGTTTTTAAAATGAAAGAAGGTGATTTTGAATTGACAATTAAAACAGGCAAGGAAGTCAAAACAAATCCGTCAATTTCGGTTCCATATATTCCGGCTGCTCCTGCAATTCCAGCGAGTTTACCGGTTTCCAGATCCGTTTTAACTGCAGAAGAAACCTCCGCTTCAAAAGCTGCTTCTGAAGAAGAAGCCAATTCAAATAAAAAATTATTAGAAATCAAATCTCCCATGGTTGGTACGTTTTATCGGGCATCCGGACCAGATAAACCCCAATTTGTAAAAGTTGGAGATCCCGTTGAAGTAGGATCAACCGTTTGTATCATCGAAGCAATGAAACTTTTCAATGAAATTGAAAGTGAAGTGAAGGGTAAGATTGTTAAGGTACTGGTTGAAGATGCCTCACCGGTTGAATACGACCAGGTTTTATTCTTAGTCGAACCCTAA
- a CDS encoding T9SS type A sorting domain-containing protein — MQTNFIKLFFFVIGLVLCSTKQLHAQCANATLTLNGFSAVGGSGTYDDPAIGMVSIDFCIKLDKYFELNTNWVHGVFISFDQIPKGVKICEGPTGSQPCQHGSRFWVFLDSTKAAQNNLPGPGFYVDEGDGNPANNYGDNGIGTPQATFPDLRPFCFQAKIDCNVSSAMAYLPKITITGDGTTGAWENGACDGDVFRAIDGGPNGNGTVVVCGAVLPVKLLSFTGEAQSNGNALKWLASSDQLFSHFELERSKTTSARFQTITKIEAKKGNTGNGSEIVEYNYFDPESNLNSYYRLKMLEKDGSFNYSKIISIQNKDKGFTGKRFIIYPNPTSDILQMQNEADDKLGPLECRIYDICGQLMASIPFNVDRSSSNLYFDISELSQGVYFVDILSGEQSIEKLNFIKQ, encoded by the coding sequence ATGCAAACTAATTTTATTAAGCTATTTTTCTTTGTTATAGGCTTGGTCCTTTGTTCAACTAAACAATTGCACGCGCAATGTGCAAATGCTACCTTGACACTTAATGGATTTAGTGCGGTTGGTGGTAGCGGAACCTACGATGATCCGGCTATTGGAATGGTCTCCATTGATTTTTGTATCAAACTGGATAAATACTTTGAGTTAAATACCAATTGGGTTCATGGTGTTTTCATTTCATTTGATCAAATTCCTAAAGGGGTTAAGATTTGCGAAGGCCCTACCGGTTCACAACCCTGTCAACATGGAAGTCGCTTTTGGGTATTTTTAGATTCAACCAAAGCAGCTCAAAATAATTTGCCTGGCCCTGGATTTTATGTTGACGAAGGGGATGGCAATCCGGCAAATAATTATGGAGACAATGGAATTGGAACGCCTCAAGCAACTTTTCCAGATTTAAGACCCTTCTGTTTTCAAGCAAAAATTGATTGCAATGTCAGCTCAGCAATGGCTTATTTACCTAAAATCACGATAACGGGTGACGGTACTACGGGTGCCTGGGAAAATGGAGCCTGCGATGGGGACGTGTTTCGAGCTATAGACGGAGGTCCAAATGGTAATGGAACCGTTGTGGTATGTGGCGCCGTATTACCTGTAAAATTATTGAGTTTTACCGGGGAGGCTCAGAGCAATGGAAATGCCCTTAAGTGGTTGGCTTCTTCGGATCAGCTATTTTCTCATTTCGAACTTGAACGCAGCAAAACAACGTCTGCGCGTTTTCAGACTATCACAAAAATAGAAGCTAAAAAAGGGAACACAGGCAACGGCAGCGAAATTGTTGAATACAATTATTTTGATCCTGAATCGAATTTAAATAGCTATTACCGACTTAAAATGTTGGAAAAAGATGGTTCTTTTAATTATTCAAAAATAATATCCATTCAAAATAAGGACAAAGGATTTACAGGTAAGCGATTTATCATCTATCCAAATCCAACTTCAGATATCTTACAAATGCAAAATGAAGCAGATGATAAATTGGGGCCCTTGGAGTGCAGGATCTATGATATTTGCGGACAATTAATGGCGAGCATTCCATTTAATGTAGATCGGTCAAGTTCAAATTTATATTTTGACATCAGCGAACTATCTCAAGGAGTTTATTTTGTCGATATCTTGTCAGGAGAGCAGTCCATCGAAAAGCTGAATTTTATTAAACAGTAG
- a CDS encoding OmpA family protein — MARKTLFDYNTFRDKDAAAFRQFQNGFELAYIRNFPHNLSVTIPFGLGIYKDSTNESIKNPFFTLGAQGNLHVLKSRWANPILVAGVNFVIPKEGDFGVEVPLGLGINFMVHPQFYLHWQSDYRLNIANSESHIQHHFGFVYLLGNKKNQNKEVIMEKPDADKDGIIDEFDLCPNTPGIAKFMGCPDSDGDGIPDKDDKCPELKGIEKFMGCPDTDEDGIADNEDECPNLKGIKENKGCPEADADGDGVSDKKDQCPDKAGLVEFNGCPDSDGDGISDKDDKCPNVAGIKSKAGCPDELKKDSDSDGISDDQDECPFTAGLVQFKGCPDSDGDGVMDKIDSCPNTPGPASNKGCPAIEKADKETLDFAMRAVQFDLGRATLQSESFNILDKVSKILRKYPDYNLSIHGHTDNSGSAKFNLDLSERRAKVCYEYLISQGVNASRLSYAGFGSAKPISSNNNETGRYLNRRVEFNLVPR, encoded by the coding sequence ATGGCACGTAAAACCTTGTTTGATTACAATACATTTAGGGATAAAGACGCTGCAGCTTTTCGCCAGTTTCAAAATGGATTTGAATTGGCTTACATCCGCAACTTTCCGCATAATTTATCTGTAACAATTCCATTTGGATTGGGTATTTATAAAGACAGCACCAATGAATCAATAAAAAATCCATTTTTTACTTTGGGCGCGCAAGGCAATTTACATGTTTTAAAATCAAGGTGGGCCAATCCGATCTTGGTTGCAGGAGTCAATTTTGTAATTCCAAAAGAAGGCGATTTTGGAGTAGAAGTTCCACTTGGACTTGGAATTAATTTTATGGTTCACCCACAATTTTACCTTCATTGGCAATCAGATTACAGGTTAAACATTGCGAATTCTGAATCGCATATCCAACATCATTTTGGCTTTGTGTATTTACTGGGAAATAAGAAAAACCAAAACAAAGAAGTTATTATGGAAAAACCTGATGCCGATAAAGATGGCATCATAGACGAATTTGATTTGTGTCCAAATACACCCGGCATAGCCAAGTTCATGGGCTGCCCGGATTCAGATGGTGATGGCATCCCTGATAAAGACGATAAATGTCCGGAATTAAAAGGAATTGAAAAATTTATGGGCTGTCCTGATACCGATGAGGATGGCATTGCAGATAATGAAGATGAATGTCCTAATCTTAAAGGAATCAAAGAAAATAAAGGTTGCCCTGAAGCAGATGCGGATGGTGATGGGGTTTCTGATAAAAAAGATCAATGTCCGGATAAAGCCGGATTAGTCGAATTTAATGGTTGTCCGGATTCAGATGGCGATGGCATTTCGGATAAAGATGACAAATGTCCAAATGTTGCCGGTATTAAATCGAAAGCAGGATGTCCAGATGAATTAAAAAAAGACAGTGACTCAGACGGTATTTCGGACGATCAGGATGAATGTCCGTTTACTGCAGGATTGGTACAATTTAAAGGCTGTCCGGATTCAGATGGAGATGGTGTTATGGATAAAATCGACAGTTGCCCAAATACTCCTGGACCTGCAAGCAATAAGGGTTGCCCAGCAATTGAAAAGGCTGACAAAGAAACCCTGGATTTTGCGATGCGTGCCGTACAATTTGACCTTGGTCGTGCAACCTTGCAATCTGAATCTTTTAATATTTTAGATAAAGTATCCAAAATATTGAGAAAATATCCGGATTACAATTTGTCTATTCATGGACATACTGACAACTCAGGTTCAGCTAAATTCAACTTGGATTTATCGGAACGTCGGGCAAAAGTCTGCTATGAATACCTGATTTCTCAAGGTGTAAATGCCTCCAGATTGAGTTATGCCGGTTTTGGGTCTGCTAAACCCATTTCAAGCAATAATAATGAAACCGGTCGTTATTTGAATCGTCGGGTAGAATTCAACTTAGTACCCAGGTAG